Proteins from one Archocentrus centrarchus isolate MPI-CPG fArcCen1 chromosome 8, fArcCen1, whole genome shotgun sequence genomic window:
- the LOC115784589 gene encoding peripheral myelin protein 22-like — protein MLLILLGVLILHIIILILLIVSTAASAWSVADGKGTDLWYSCITSNGGYHCEPSSNEDWIQAVQALMILSVLFCFFSLIAFLYQLFRLVKGGRFFFTAIFQILASVFVMCGAIIYTVMSPDDRAHTNFGYAYVLAWVAFPLCLISGLIYIVLRKKE, from the exons atgctgctcatCCTGCTCGGAGTGCTTATCTTGCACATAATCATTCTCATTCTTCTCATTGTGTCGACAGCTGCCAGT GCCTGGTCTGTAGCTGATGGAAAAGGCACAGATCTATGGTACAGCTGCATAACATCTAATGGAGGCTACCACTGTGAACCATCCAGCAATGAAG ACTGGATCCAGGCGGTGCAAGCTCTCATGATCCTGTCCGtgctcttctgcttcttctcccTCATTGCATTTTTATATCAGCTGTTCAGACTGGTCAAGGGTGGACGCTTCTTCTTCACTGCCATCTTCCAGATCTTGGCGA GTGTGTTTGTGATGTGCGGGGCGATCATCTACACTGTGATGAGTCCGGATGATAGGGCCCATACAAACTTCGGCTATGCCTACGTGCTGGCCTGGGTGGCTTTCcctctttgtctcatcagtggcCTAATTTATATCGTCCTGAggaagaaagaatga